A genomic region of Nitrospinaceae bacterium contains the following coding sequences:
- a CDS encoding cupin domain-containing protein, with the protein MPVYRFDELPDVRHNPDLSTAHGPTIKGERIFFGLRTKTAGTSSDPHHHPCEEFLYIISGRLRATIEGEIHHAGPGEVCHILPNIAHHTAAEPGADLVYLYVKDTSWGLKGVRAGEAAGDEPPEDEAY; encoded by the coding sequence ATGCCTGTTTACCGCTTTGATGAGCTGCCCGATGTTCGCCACAACCCGGATCTTTCCACCGCTCATGGCCCGACGATAAAGGGCGAGCGCATTTTTTTTGGCCTGCGCACAAAAACGGCCGGCACAAGCTCGGACCCCCATCACCACCCGTGTGAGGAGTTTCTCTACATCATCTCGGGCCGCCTGCGCGCCACCATCGAGGGTGAAATCCACCACGCGGGGCCTGGCGAGGTATGCCACATTCTGCCCAATATTGCGCACCACACCGCCGCCGAGCCGGGCGCCGACCTTGTCTATCTCTATGTAAAAGACACCTCCTGGGGTCTAAAAGGTGTTCGCGCAGGCGAGGCGGCTGGGGACGAGCCGCCCGAGGATGAGGCGTATTAA
- a CDS encoding diguanylate cyclase codes for MTTEVTKPKILIIEDSRETSLVMTRLLEAEYEIAVTERGEVGLSLTKSFQPDLVLLDIGLPDIDGYEVCEKIKDDPDTKNISVVFITSKDDSLGEGKGLRLGAIDYIIKPFSYFTFRARLKNHVEFKRNRDELARLAVQDGLTGISNRRRFDEYIENEWPRAVRSKSPISLILADIDFFKGYNDNYGHLLGDDCLCSVARALSSSLKRPADLMARYGGEEFACIMPDTDASGAVGIANEMRIQVAVLGIPHEHSDVASHVTVSAGVATLTPERDSRASDLINLADECLYKAKKNGRNQVHNLVKV; via the coding sequence ATGACGACTGAAGTGACGAAACCGAAAATACTAATTATCGAGGACTCGCGAGAAACCTCGCTGGTCATGACGCGTCTGCTTGAAGCTGAATATGAAATTGCGGTCACCGAGCGCGGAGAGGTTGGCTTGAGCCTCACTAAAAGCTTCCAGCCCGATCTGGTGCTTCTTGATATTGGCTTACCCGACATCGACGGCTACGAGGTATGCGAAAAAATAAAAGACGATCCCGACACGAAAAACATATCTGTCGTCTTCATCACCTCAAAAGATGACTCGTTGGGCGAGGGGAAGGGCCTCAGGCTCGGGGCGATTGACTACATCATTAAGCCCTTCAGTTACTTCACCTTTAGGGCCCGACTCAAAAACCATGTCGAGTTCAAGCGAAACCGCGATGAGCTCGCACGCCTCGCAGTCCAGGATGGGCTGACCGGCATCTCGAACCGGCGCCGATTCGATGAGTATATCGAGAATGAATGGCCCCGCGCCGTGCGTAGTAAATCTCCGATTTCACTGATTCTGGCGGATATCGATTTTTTCAAAGGCTACAATGATAACTATGGCCACCTCTTGGGCGATGATTGCCTCTGCTCAGTGGCGAGGGCGCTCTCATCGAGCCTGAAAAGACCCGCCGATTTGATGGCGCGCTATGGGGGCGAGGAGTTCGCCTGCATAATGCCGGATACCGATGCAAGTGGCGCAGTCGGCATTGCTAACGAAATGCGCATTCAAGTAGCCGTGCTGGGTATCCCGCACGAACACTCAGATGTGGCCTCTCACGTAACGGTAAGTGCTGGCGTGGCGACATTGACCCCCGAGAGGGACTCAAGGGCAAGCGACCTGATCAACC